In one Nicotiana sylvestris chromosome 8, ASM39365v2, whole genome shotgun sequence genomic region, the following are encoded:
- the LOC104233786 gene encoding uncharacterized protein yields MAEDTLTFTEEDRETLAEPHNDALVVSFLLNNIQVKRVLVDPCSLANEIRLGVVEQLGLLDQIIPASRVLYCFNMTGEVAKGEITLPVDTSGTVQNTKFQFINGDIRYNALLGRQWIHNIRAVPSTLHQMIKFLTKDGITTIYGEQHATK; encoded by the coding sequence ATGGCCGAAGACACCCTCACATTCACCGAAGAGGATCGCGAGACCTTGGCAGAGCCACACAATGACGCGCTAGTAGTCTCATTTCTCTTAAACAACATTCAGgttaaacgtgtactcgtggatccatgcagcttaGCCAACGAAATCAGGCTGGGGGTAGTAGAACAGCTTGGATTGCTCGATCAGATCATACCCGCTTCCCGGGTCCTTTACTGCTTCAACATGACCGGTGAAGTagcaaaaggagaaatcacccttccAGTCGACACGTCTGGCACGGTTCAGAACACTAAGTTTCAATTCATCAATGGCGACATAAGGTATAATGCATTGCTTGGCAGGCAGTGGATACACAACATAAGGGCAGTACCGTCAACTCTGCATCAGATGATTAAATTTCTGACAAAGGATGGCATAACAACCATATATGGAGAGCAACATGCAACGAAATAA
- the LOC138875521 gene encoding uncharacterized protein: MTNPQDNPGTPPPPTPSNLSTPPPSSPTPKPRLRRVKMHARKTVASGTLLKKLNEQLKASQAQDSDSESYKSASQGEGPGSSDSKKTQESPPRVSSSLSENLENRFILVGSIRDVELPESRRSGGKKKSEKEKEREGECGDVRGKGKGVVDHSPTVDSGKKSGGSGSGEVAEGLVNLSAQRDEPGSSTEETLADLLKKVGASYDPNKRKSSTPKAPSALKPSKKRKASSSTTTETSLPKGRATRSRVKWSESDIQKALAESKKKMMDKEKGKVIESSEAVKVEVIEQVHLETVTTVEVQTPKPKKPKTSSKKSSSVSKAAEPLLSKRTRSAVKSKQVRISEMRNGVVKKKKMSLMVNKTSLSCLAKEKF, encoded by the exons ATGACAAACCCACAAGACAACCCTGGAACTCCTCCACCACCCACTCCCTCTAATTTATCTACCCCTCCTCCATCTAGCCCAACTCCCAAACCCAGACTAAGAAGAGTAAAAATGCATGCTCGCAAAACGGTGGCATCTGGTACTCTCTTAAAGAAATTGAATGAGCAATTAAAGGCAAGTCAGGCTCAAGATTCTGATTCTGAGTCGTACAAATCTGCTAGTCAGGGGGAAGGacctgggtcttctgactctaAGAAGACTCAAGAATCCCCTCCTAGGGTGAGTTCTTCTTTGTCTGAGAATTTAGAAAATAGGTTTATTTTGGTTGGGTCTATTAGGGATGTGGAATTACCTGAGTCacgaaggagtggaggtaaaaagaaatctgaaaaagaaaaagagagagagggtgaatgtggtgatgtgaggggaaaagggaaaggagtTGTTGATCATTCACCCACTGTTGATTC TGGcaagaagtcagggggaagtggttctggtgaAGTTGCTGAAGGGTTAGTTAATCTAAGCGCACAaagagatgaacctggttcatcaactgaagagaccctagcagacctgttgaaaaaggttggggcaagttatgatccaaataaaagaaaaagttcaacCCCAAAAGCCCCCAGTGCTCTTAAaccctccaagaaaagaaaggcttcatcctcaacaactactgaaacttccttgccaaagggaagagccacaagaagcagggtgaaaTGGAGTGAGAGTGATATACAAAAGGCTCTGGCTGAGAGTAAGAAGAAAATGATGGATAAAGAAAAAGGGAAGGTTATAGAGTCCTCAGAAGCTGTGAAAGTTGAGGTGATAGAACAGGTCCATCTGGAGACAGTTACAAcagtggaggttcagacccccaagcctaaaaagcccaagacttcttccaagaagtcttcctctgtgtcTAAGGCTGCTGAACCTTTATTAtccaagaggacaaggtctgcagTAAAAAGTAAACAAGTTAGAATTTCTGAGATGAGGAATGGtgtggtgaagaagaagaagatgagtctgatggtgaacaagacaagcttgtcatgtttggcaaaagaaaaattTTGA